The genomic DNA GGGAACCGCATCTGAAGGCGCTCTATGCGTTCGATCCGGACAGCGCGCGCGAAGCCGCCAAGGCCTCGACCGCGCGCTGGAGCGGCGGCGAGCCATCCGGCGCGCTCGACGGCGTGCCCGTCACGGTGAAGGACAACATCGCGACCAAGGGCGTGCCTGTGCCGCTGGGGGCAGCCAGCGTCAAGCTGGTGCCGGCCGGGAAGGACGCTCCGCCCGCCGCGCGGCTGCGCGAGGCCGGCGCGATCATTTTCGCCAAGACCACCATGCCCGATTACGGCATGCTGTCCTCCGGGCTCTCCAGCTTCCACGCGCTGGCGCGCAACCCGTGGGACCTCACCAAGAATCCCGGCGGCTCCAGCGCGGGCGCAGGGGCCGCAGCGGCGGCCGGCTATGGCCCGTTGCATCTCGGCACCGATATCGGCGGCTCGGTGCGCCTGCCCGCGGGATGGTGCGGGCTCGTCGGCCTGAAGCCGAGCTTCGGCCGCGTGCCGATCGATCCCACCTATGTCGGGCGCGTCGCCGGGCCCATGACCCGCACGGTCGACGATTGCGCGCTGATGATGAGCGTAATCGCAAAGCCCGATCGGCGCGACGGGATGAGCCTGCCTGCCGAGCCGCTCAACTGGAAGGGCCTCGAAAAATCGCCGCGCAAGCTGCGCATCGGATTGATGCTCGATGCGGGCGTCGGCCTGCCGGCGGAACGAGCGGTCCGCGACGTCGCGGTGAAAGCCGCAAAGGCGTTCGAATCCGCAGGCAGCGTCGTCACCGAGGTCGACGGCATCCTCACGCGCGAGATGCTCGACGGCCTCGACAATTTCTGGCGCGCGCGGATGTGGGACGATTTGGCGAAGCTGACACCGGCCGAGCAGGCCAAGGTGCTGCCCTACATTTTCAAATGGGGTGCGTCGGGCGCAAAACTCTCGGGCGTCGATGTCATTCGCGGCTTCAACCAGACCATGGCGATCCGGGCCGCGGCCGGAAAACTGTTTTGCGAGCTCGACTATGTGATCTCGCCGACCGCGCCGAACGTGAACTATGCGGCGGAATGGGCTTCGCCGACCAACGATCCGATGAGGCCATTCGAGCACATCTGCTATACCGTGCCGTGGAATATGTCGGAGAACCCGGCGATCTCCGTCAACGGTGGCTTCGACGCCCAGGGCTTTCCCATCGGCGTGCAGATCGTCGGCCGGCGCTTCGACGATATCGGCGTGCTCGGCATGGCCAAGGCGTTCGAGGCCCTGCGCGGCCCGCAGCGGCCGTGGCCCAAGCCGCCGGCGAAGTAGCCGCACTCTGTCATTCCGGGTTGCGCCCACTTGGCGCAAGCCCGGAATCCATTCATCGGCACTACTGGTGCGGATTGATGGATTCTCAGGTGCGCAATTGCGCACCGTAGCTCGCGCTTCGCGCGCCGCGGAATGACGTGCTAGAGAGACCGATAAAGAAACCGGGAAGGAAACCACCCATGGCGTATGAGACGATCAAATACGAGGTCGCCGAGCAGATCCTCACCATCACGCTGAACCGGCCCGACAAGCTCAACGCCTTCAACGCGCAGATGCAAGCCGAGTTGATCGACGCGTTCGACGCCGCCGACAAGGACGACAACGTCCGCGCCATCATCGTCACAGGCGCCGGCCGCGGCTTTTGCGCGGGCGCCGATCTCTCTTCCGGCGCCGACACCTTCGATCGCGACGCGCGGCGCGGGCCCGTGAAGCGCTTCGCCGACGGCAAGGTCGACTACAGCGATCCGCAGGTGCGCGACGGCGGCGGCCAGGTGACCTTGCGCATCTTCAAATGCCTGAAGCCGGTGATCGCCGCGGTGAACGGTCCCGCGGTCGGCATCGGCGTCACCATGCAGCTCGCGATGGACATCCGGATTGCCTCCGATGCCGCGCGGTTCGGCTTCGTGTTCTCCCAGCGCGGCATCGTGCCGGAGGCGGCTTCGAGCTGGTTCCTGCCGCGCATCGTCGGGATCTCGCAGGCGCTGGAATGGTGCTATTCGGGCCGCGTCTTCCCCGCCCAGGAAGCCCTCGCCGGCCGTCTCGTCAGCAAGGTCGTCGCGCCAGATGATCTGCTGCCGACCGCCCGCGCGCTCGCCAAGGAGTTTGCGGCGAAGACCGCGCCGGTCTCGGTGGCGCTGATCCGCCAGATGATGTGGCGCATGATGGGCGCCGACGATCCCATGGAGGCTCACAAGGTCGACAGCCGCGGCATCTACGCACGCGGCCGCTCGGACGACGTGAAGGAAGGCGTGGTGTCGTTTTTGGAGAAGCGTCCGGCGCAGTTCAAGAACAAGGTCTCGACCGACATGCCGGATTATTTCCCGTGGTGGACCGAGCGGGAGTACAAATAAGTTCGTAGGGCGGGTTAGCCGAAGGCGTACCCCGCCTCTTCTCTTGAGGCAGAACGGCGGGTTACGCTTCGCTAACCCGCCCAACGTCG from Bradyrhizobium sp. CCBAU 53351 includes the following:
- a CDS encoding amidase, yielding MHKKSVEDAVTSLHDLSAVDLIAGYRAKQFSPSEVLEDLLAHVTAWEPHLKALYAFDPDSAREAAKASTARWSGGEPSGALDGVPVTVKDNIATKGVPVPLGAASVKLVPAGKDAPPAARLREAGAIIFAKTTMPDYGMLSSGLSSFHALARNPWDLTKNPGGSSAGAGAAAAAGYGPLHLGTDIGGSVRLPAGWCGLVGLKPSFGRVPIDPTYVGRVAGPMTRTVDDCALMMSVIAKPDRRDGMSLPAEPLNWKGLEKSPRKLRIGLMLDAGVGLPAERAVRDVAVKAAKAFESAGSVVTEVDGILTREMLDGLDNFWRARMWDDLAKLTPAEQAKVLPYIFKWGASGAKLSGVDVIRGFNQTMAIRAAAGKLFCELDYVISPTAPNVNYAAEWASPTNDPMRPFEHICYTVPWNMSENPAISVNGGFDAQGFPIGVQIVGRRFDDIGVLGMAKAFEALRGPQRPWPKPPAK
- a CDS encoding crotonase/enoyl-CoA hydratase family protein, producing MAYETIKYEVAEQILTITLNRPDKLNAFNAQMQAELIDAFDAADKDDNVRAIIVTGAGRGFCAGADLSSGADTFDRDARRGPVKRFADGKVDYSDPQVRDGGGQVTLRIFKCLKPVIAAVNGPAVGIGVTMQLAMDIRIASDAARFGFVFSQRGIVPEAASSWFLPRIVGISQALEWCYSGRVFPAQEALAGRLVSKVVAPDDLLPTARALAKEFAAKTAPVSVALIRQMMWRMMGADDPMEAHKVDSRGIYARGRSDDVKEGVVSFLEKRPAQFKNKVSTDMPDYFPWWTEREYK